One Candidatus Binataceae bacterium DNA window includes the following coding sequences:
- a CDS encoding lactate utilization protein: MSAFHKIIADVRGALERKRGPAPVHDVAGEAARPLSAAARRAELAAQFGREVELVGGRFFGLISLAAARDRLLELAAAEKSEKIRSAALGGGVACDVEMLVKPLARKGIELIRTHRVTDGDRAALRERIAGCDLGIVEADYAIAATGTFCVIATPERPSSLTILPPINFIFVAADRVRPNLAEVVAAVGPKNFATHRVALITGPSRTADIEKMIVIGVHGPKQLFAAVIA, translated from the coding sequence GTGAGTGCCTTTCACAAAATCATCGCCGACGTGCGCGGCGCGCTGGAGCGCAAGCGCGGGCCGGCGCCGGTCCACGACGTCGCAGGCGAAGCCGCGCGGCCCCTCTCAGCGGCTGCCCGCCGCGCCGAACTTGCTGCGCAATTCGGTCGCGAAGTCGAACTCGTCGGCGGACGCTTCTTTGGCTTGATCTCACTCGCCGCCGCGCGTGATCGACTGCTGGAACTTGCGGCCGCTGAAAAAAGTGAAAAAATTCGCAGTGCGGCGCTCGGTGGGGGCGTCGCGTGCGACGTCGAGATGCTGGTGAAGCCGCTGGCGCGCAAGGGGATCGAGCTAATCCGTACGCACCGGGTGACGGACGGCGACCGCGCCGCGCTGCGCGAGCGTATCGCCGGATGCGATCTCGGTATCGTCGAGGCTGACTATGCGATCGCGGCGACCGGAACCTTCTGTGTCATCGCAACGCCGGAGCGGCCAAGCTCGCTGACGATTCTGCCGCCGATCAATTTCATCTTCGTCGCCGCCGATCGCGTTCGGCCGAACCTCGCCGAAGTCGTCGCCGCGGTCGGGCCGAAAAATTTCGCGACCCATCGTGTCGCGCTAATCACCGGACCGAGCCGCACCGCCGATATCGAGAAGATGATCGTGATCGGCGTCCACGGCCCCAAACAGCTCTTCGCCGCGGTGATCGCCTGA
- a CDS encoding (Fe-S)-binding protein yields MTEVQFFATCLAEQFFPNAVEACVKVLEQQKLKVRPLRRVLCCGQAPFNEGMRDDALELARRFLKHCAPGVPIVVPSGSCASMLKIFYADLLDDEPALRQQAAAIRPWIFELSQFLVNVLKVKYVSARFEHTVAYHPSCHLMRELHVGDEPRRLLGNVAGLKLVEFRNPEECCGFGGMFAVKFPEISTAMAEDKIVRLQESGADTVVANDCGCLMQLGGAMHRRGIAIQVRHLAEVLASR; encoded by the coding sequence ATGACCGAAGTACAGTTCTTCGCCACCTGCCTTGCCGAGCAGTTTTTTCCCAACGCCGTCGAGGCCTGCGTAAAGGTGCTGGAGCAGCAGAAGCTCAAGGTCCGCCCCCTGCGCCGCGTCTTGTGCTGCGGTCAGGCGCCTTTCAACGAGGGGATGCGCGACGACGCCCTGGAACTCGCGCGCCGCTTCCTCAAACACTGCGCGCCCGGCGTGCCGATCGTCGTGCCCTCGGGTTCCTGCGCGAGCATGCTCAAAATCTTCTATGCCGATCTGCTCGATGACGAGCCGGCCTTGCGCCAGCAGGCTGCGGCGATCCGCCCGTGGATTTTTGAGTTGTCGCAGTTCCTGGTCAACGTGCTCAAGGTCAAGTACGTGAGCGCGCGCTTCGAGCACACGGTCGCTTATCATCCGTCGTGCCATCTGATGCGCGAGCTGCACGTCGGCGACGAGCCGCGGCGGCTGCTGGGCAACGTCGCCGGGCTGAAGCTGGTAGAGTTCCGCAATCCCGAAGAGTGCTGCGGCTTCGGCGGGATGTTCGCAGTCAAATTTCCGGAGATTTCGACCGCGATGGCCGAAGACAAGATCGTCCGCCTCCAGGAAAGCGGCGCGGACACCGTCGTCGCCAACGACTGCGGGTGCCTGATGCAGCTTGGCGGCGCGATGCATCGGCGCGGGATCGCGATCCAGGTCCGCCATCTCGCCGAAGTCCTTGCCTCGCGCTGA